One part of the Nostoc sp. PCC 7120 = FACHB-418 genome encodes these proteins:
- a CDS encoding peptidoglycan-binding domain-containing protein codes for MDNIAYLHLAFAYEDSDPGDLVSLSYLFNKAAAPDWKRLSSRAWKHMLPLALTLSVLSSVSSAWALERGDQGPSVRNLQQKLQQAGFYQAPVTQVYDFSTEEAVRRFQAAAGLPVDGVVGASTLEKLDQWRSSPVANQVQQYSTPSTPTRKNSTTATQVRTTPAARTQTTRNSTATAARTQATRNTTTAARTQTTRNTTTASVNAATNKRRDPNYLVKGDEGEAVRSLQQRLRVAGFYYGNATGVFGPITEEAVKRFQTAYRLDVDGIVGPATIRRLPPIGVGGENPPKRATATVKDKLTVGDRGEAVRVLQEQLIQAGYLQGQPNGYFGPYTAEAVKRFQAANYLAASGIAGPTTRAKLHSSLNKAKATKGDFNVLEIQRRLQEKGFYKGQLNGVMADDTKKAIKQAQEFYGVSLADVRSGRF; via the coding sequence ATGGACAACATAGCGTATTTGCACCTAGCTTTCGCCTACGAAGATAGTGACCCAGGTGATTTGGTGTCTTTAAGCTACTTATTTAACAAAGCAGCTGCACCAGACTGGAAACGCCTATCAAGTAGAGCTTGGAAGCATATGCTACCCCTAGCGCTGACATTATCTGTTCTCAGCAGTGTTAGTAGTGCCTGGGCATTGGAAAGAGGAGATCAAGGGCCTTCTGTCAGAAATCTCCAACAAAAACTGCAACAAGCAGGCTTTTATCAAGCTCCTGTAACTCAGGTATATGATTTTTCTACAGAAGAAGCGGTTCGACGCTTTCAAGCGGCGGCTGGCTTACCAGTTGATGGTGTTGTAGGAGCCAGCACTCTGGAAAAATTAGACCAGTGGCGTTCCTCTCCGGTAGCTAACCAAGTCCAACAATATAGTACTCCTAGTACACCAACGAGAAAAAATAGCACAACGGCTACTCAAGTCAGAACCACTCCTGCTGCACGTACACAAACCACAAGAAACAGTACAGCTACTGCTGCACGTACACAAGCTACAAGAAACACCACAACTGCTGCACGTACACAAACTACAAGAAATACCACAACTGCTAGTGTTAATGCAGCCACCAACAAGCGCCGTGATCCTAACTACCTTGTCAAAGGAGATGAAGGCGAGGCGGTGAGATCGCTGCAACAACGTTTGCGAGTCGCAGGTTTTTATTACGGTAATGCTACAGGCGTTTTTGGCCCCATTACCGAGGAAGCAGTCAAAAGATTTCAAACCGCGTATAGACTAGATGTTGACGGTATTGTTGGGCCAGCCACAATTAGAAGATTACCGCCAATAGGTGTTGGTGGAGAAAACCCCCCTAAGCGAGCAACCGCAACTGTCAAAGATAAACTTACTGTAGGCGATCGCGGCGAAGCTGTGCGAGTTCTACAAGAACAGTTAATTCAAGCAGGATATTTACAGGGACAGCCAAATGGTTATTTTGGCCCCTACACAGCAGAAGCAGTAAAAAGATTTCAAGCTGCTAATTATCTGGCTGCTAGCGGTATTGCTGGCCCCACTACCAGAGCAAAATTACATAGCTCACTGAATAAAGCTAAAGCTACCAAGGGTGATTTTAATGTCTTAGAAATCCAAAGACGACTACAAGAAAAGGGTTTCTATAAAGGACAACTCAATGGAGTGATGGCAGATGATACGAAAAAAGCCATAAAGCAAGCCCAGGAATTCTACGGTGTCAGTCTAGCTGATGTGAGAAGCGGACGCTTTTAA
- a CDS encoding Fur family transcriptional regulator, translating into MTVYTNTSLKAELNERGWRLTPQRETILHIFQELPQGEHLSAEDLYHRLEADGEGISLSTIYRTLKLMARMGILRELELGEGHKHYEINQPYPHHHHHLICVKCNSTIEFKNDSILKIGAKTAQKEGFHLLDCQMTIHAVCPKCQRALMPL; encoded by the coding sequence ATGACTGTCTACACAAATACTTCGCTCAAGGCAGAATTAAACGAAAGAGGCTGGCGTTTGACCCCTCAACGGGAAACTATCTTACATATCTTTCAAGAACTTCCTCAAGGCGAACACCTGAGTGCAGAAGATTTATATCATCGCTTGGAAGCTGACGGTGAAGGAATCAGCCTTTCAACGATTTACCGGACGTTGAAGTTGATGGCTCGGATGGGGATTTTACGTGAACTGGAATTAGGCGAAGGACACAAGCACTACGAAATTAACCAGCCTTATCCCCATCATCACCATCACCTAATTTGTGTCAAATGTAACTCTACTATTGAATTCAAAAACGATTCAATCTTAAAAATTGGGGCAAAAACTGCCCAGAAAGAAGGTTTTCACCTACTGGACTGCCAAATGACAATTCATGCAGTCTGCCCCAAGTGCCAACGTGCGCTCATGCCACTTTAG
- the sigC gene encoding RNA polymerase sigma factor SigC, which translates to MPATSFYADAAYNTQKSRQALDPDIAIDDSDLSVDEIQELEIAAADPATFGASANRRSTDLVRLYLQEIGRVRLLGRDEEVSEAQKVQRYLKLRIVLANAVKQGDEVATPYLHLIEVQERLASELGHRPSLERWAATAGINLCDLKPILSEGKRRWAEIAKMTVEELEKMQSQGLQSKEHMIKANLRLVVSVAKKYQNRGLELLDLVQEGTLGLERAVEKFDPTKGYRFSTYAYWWIRQGITRAIATSSRTIRLPVHITEKLNKIKKAQRKIAQEKGRTPTLEDLAIELDMTPTQVREVLLRVPRSVSLETKVGKDKDTELGELLETDGVTPEEMLMRESLQRDLQHLLADLTSRERDVILMRFGLADGHPYSLAEIGRALDLSRERVRQIESKALQKLRQPKRRNLIRDYLESLS; encoded by the coding sequence ATGCCAGCAACATCTTTTTACGCAGATGCCGCCTACAATACCCAAAAATCCCGCCAGGCTTTAGACCCTGATATCGCCATTGATGACAGTGATTTGTCGGTGGATGAGATCCAAGAATTAGAGATAGCTGCTGCTGATCCCGCTACTTTTGGTGCTAGCGCTAACCGTCGTAGTACAGACTTAGTACGTCTATACCTTCAGGAAATCGGTCGAGTCCGTTTGTTAGGACGGGACGAAGAAGTTTCTGAAGCTCAAAAAGTCCAGCGTTACTTAAAGTTGCGGATAGTGCTAGCTAATGCTGTCAAACAGGGAGATGAAGTTGCTACTCCTTATCTACATTTAATCGAAGTTCAAGAGCGTCTAGCATCAGAACTTGGCCATCGTCCTTCCTTGGAAAGATGGGCTGCTACTGCTGGTATCAACTTATGTGACCTGAAGCCAATTTTATCGGAAGGTAAACGTCGCTGGGCAGAAATTGCCAAGATGACGGTGGAAGAATTGGAGAAAATGCAATCTCAAGGTCTTCAGTCAAAAGAACACATGATTAAGGCTAATCTGCGCTTAGTCGTGTCTGTTGCCAAAAAATACCAAAATCGTGGTTTAGAATTATTAGACTTAGTTCAAGAAGGCACTCTCGGCTTAGAACGAGCTGTAGAGAAATTTGATCCAACTAAAGGATATCGTTTTAGTACCTATGCCTACTGGTGGATTCGCCAAGGGATCACAAGAGCGATCGCTACTTCTAGTCGCACAATTCGCCTCCCTGTTCATATTACAGAAAAATTAAACAAAATTAAAAAGGCTCAACGCAAAATCGCTCAAGAAAAAGGTCGCACTCCTACTTTAGAAGACCTAGCAATTGAGTTAGATATGACCCCTACCCAAGTGCGGGAAGTTTTACTAAGAGTACCCCGTTCTGTTTCTTTGGAAACCAAGGTAGGTAAAGATAAAGACACTGAGTTGGGAGAATTATTAGAGACTGACGGTGTAACTCCTGAAGAAATGTTAATGCGAGAATCTTTACAAAGAGACTTGCAACATTTATTAGCTGATTTAACTAGCCGTGAACGTGATGTCATCTTGATGCGTTTCGGTTTAGCTGATGGTCATCCTTACTCATTGGCAGAAATTGGCCGCGCTCTGGATTTATCACGGGAGCGAGTACGCCAAATTGAATCTAAGGCCTTGCAAAAACTCCGCCAACCCAAGCGTCGCAACCTTATCCGTGACTATTTGGAATCTCTGAGTTAG
- a CDS encoding NAD(P)H-dependent glycerol-3-phosphate dehydrogenase, with protein sequence MQETTISILGAGAWGASLANLAIANGNRVRVWSRRGSETLSAVLQGADIVLSAISMKGVREVASQIQSLTPSPETIFVTATKGLEPETIYTPSQIWQSCFPHHPVVVLSGPNLSKEIDQSLPAATVVASRVATAAATVQLAFSSSRFRVYTNPDPVGVELGGTLKNVIAIASGVCDGLHLGTNAKAALVTRGLTEMVRIGNCWGAKTETFYGLSGLGDLLATCNSPLSRNYQVGYQLAGGETLAQILAKLPGTAEGVNTCQVLVQLARQQNIVIPITEQVYRLLQGEVTPQQALDELMLRDIKPEYN encoded by the coding sequence GTGCAAGAAACTACTATATCGATTTTGGGTGCAGGTGCTTGGGGTGCATCTCTAGCAAATCTAGCAATAGCCAATGGTAACAGGGTGCGTGTATGGTCACGACGAGGATCTGAAACATTGTCAGCAGTTTTGCAGGGTGCGGATATAGTTCTATCTGCCATTTCCATGAAAGGAGTGAGAGAAGTTGCTTCACAAATTCAATCTCTCACTCCTTCACCAGAAACTATTTTTGTCACGGCTACCAAAGGTCTAGAACCAGAAACGATTTATACCCCGTCGCAAATTTGGCAATCGTGTTTCCCCCATCATCCAGTAGTTGTCCTATCTGGGCCAAATTTATCTAAAGAAATCGACCAATCCCTACCAGCCGCCACGGTAGTAGCTAGTCGTGTAGCTACCGCCGCCGCTACAGTGCAGCTGGCATTTTCTTCGTCTCGTTTCCGCGTCTATACAAATCCTGACCCCGTAGGTGTGGAGTTGGGGGGTACACTCAAGAATGTAATTGCGATCGCCTCTGGTGTATGTGACGGTCTACATTTAGGAACTAATGCCAAAGCCGCTTTAGTCACGCGCGGACTCACAGAAATGGTTCGCATTGGCAATTGTTGGGGTGCAAAGACGGAAACATTTTATGGTTTATCTGGTCTAGGGGATTTGTTAGCTACCTGTAACAGTCCTTTAAGTCGCAATTACCAAGTTGGCTATCAATTAGCCGGTGGTGAAACACTGGCACAAATTCTAGCAAAATTACCAGGAACCGCCGAAGGAGTAAACACTTGTCAGGTATTAGTCCAACTAGCTAGGCAACAAAATATAGTTATCCCTATTACCGAGCAAGTTTACCGATTACTACAAGGCGAAGTTACACCACAGCAAGCCCTTGATGAACTCATGCTCCGAGATATTAAGCCGGAATACAACTAA
- the lipA gene encoding lipoyl synthase — protein MTVKPDWLRVKAPQWERVGNVKEILRDLALNTVCEEASCPNIGECFQAGTATFLIMGPACTRACPYCDIDFEKKPKALDPTEPTRLAEAVRRMRLNHVVITSVNRDDLPDGGASQFVKCIAEVRAVSPQTTIEVLIPDLCGNWEALRIILQASPEVLNHNTETIPRLYRRVRPQGNYDRTLELLQRSRQIAPWLYTKSGIMVGLGETNAEVRQVMQDLRAVDCDILTIGQYLQPSQKHLQVNDFVTPEQFAAWQVYGEELGFLQVVSSPLTRSSYHAEQVRQLMERYPRNK, from the coding sequence GTGACTGTAAAACCAGACTGGTTGCGGGTAAAAGCGCCTCAATGGGAGCGCGTTGGTAACGTTAAAGAAATTTTGCGGGATTTAGCGCTAAATACAGTTTGTGAGGAAGCGTCATGTCCAAACATTGGTGAATGCTTCCAAGCTGGTACAGCCACATTTTTGATTATGGGGCCAGCCTGCACCCGTGCTTGTCCTTATTGTGATATTGATTTTGAGAAAAAACCCAAAGCGCTCGACCCCACAGAACCCACACGATTAGCCGAAGCTGTGCGGCGGATGAGACTGAATCATGTGGTCATCACTTCTGTGAACCGAGATGATTTACCAGATGGTGGTGCATCACAGTTTGTCAAGTGTATTGCAGAGGTGCGCGCGGTTTCGCCTCAAACCACAATTGAGGTGCTAATCCCTGATTTGTGCGGTAATTGGGAGGCGTTAAGGATCATTCTCCAAGCATCACCAGAGGTATTAAACCATAACACAGAAACGATTCCTCGCCTTTATCGACGAGTCCGACCCCAAGGTAACTACGATCGCACCCTAGAATTATTGCAGCGATCGCGTCAAATTGCTCCCTGGCTTTACACCAAATCCGGTATCATGGTCGGCTTAGGCGAAACTAATGCCGAAGTTCGCCAAGTGATGCAAGACCTACGTGCTGTGGATTGCGATATCCTAACAATCGGGCAGTATCTCCAACCCAGTCAAAAGCACTTGCAAGTCAACGATTTCGTTACTCCAGAGCAATTTGCTGCTTGGCAAGTTTATGGTGAAGAACTCGGATTTTTACAAGTTGTCTCCTCACCTTTGACGAGAAGTTCTTACCACGCCGAACAAGTACGACAATTAATGGAGCGTTACCCACGGAACAAGTAG
- a CDS encoding non-ribosomal peptide synthetase: MTISTSSNQIIGFKLLEEWTNTKTDYPRNSTIHELFRIQVLTTPNSVAVEYKNQKITYQELENKSNQFAYYLRHIGVKKETLVALYLERSPDVIIAILAILKAGGAYLPLDISAPLERLETIIKDAEAFILITQESQLNYLEKITDEIQTICIDNQSNLTDFSDDISLCSEVTAHNLAYVMYTSGSTGKPKGVCVEHRGVVRLVKNTNYANFSCDEVILQLASIAFDAATFEIWAALLNGGKLVLMPINIPSLQEIGMAIKQYHVTTLWLTAGLFNLMVEEQIEHLKSLRQLLAGGDVLSVYHVSKVIEELPNCQLINGYGPTENTTFTCCHKITVNDLIKDSIPIGRPIANTQVYILDDVLQLVPIGIAGELYIGGDGLARGYLNKPDLTAEKFIPHPFSDKPNSRLYKTGDRVRWLPDGTIEFLGRIDFQVKIRGFRVELGEIEAILAQHPSVRSAVVLAQEYQPADKRLVAYFTREENCNTVAPSELRHFLQQKLPNYMIPSAFISLEKLPLNANGKVDRKALPNVDKICIDTDSNFVSPRTPTEARLASIWADVLGTQVGIYQPFLEVGGHSLHSTQIVSRVRDCFGINLPVYAVLEASTIAELSRWIESPDQQQQPKQSVPALQPISHQNNLPLSLYQERLWVSEQKSGFKPIYNLPMAFRLKGILHISSLEQAINTIIQRHESLRTTFPILEGLPVQHIASELIIAIPIQQVENDGKMEIQQLVNAEARQPFDLTQEPPIRARLLRLTEKDHVLMITIHHIVADGWSLGIFNQELSDIYAAYTQQSPCPLAPPLFQYRDFSLWHQQQFQQPEVYTPLVEYWSHQLADAPPLLQLPSDRPRPPLQSFQGRIQSFQIDSELTQQLKNLSQQSGSTLFITLLASFVILLHSYSSQKDMVIGSAVANRNHTEIESVIGCFSNIMPLRISLAGNPSFLNLLQHLRQTTLEAYIHQDFPVEQLLPTLQSTRDLSYSPWYQVIFNLLNVPMSNLELTGLNIESLPIEKNTALFDLSLLMWETTAGLSGIFEYNSDLFNERTIEQLIQDFQVLLQKLLANPNQSIRSLPMLMKDEQYWQQQKNQLTHHISSNINPPGQVTNATDFFPQDDLEQQLITIWEKVLGVSSIGVNDNFFNLGGHSLLALRLFAQIEKTLGKKLPLATLFKVPTIKELAQVIRHTENLESSFTLNSSQFDPEDYRKLMAINAGRQGEKPRPESLIVSFNHQGNKQPFFLCANALDEVLPLAPYLGQEQPIYFMESGLSVFKHRATEENIQALAAYHLNDILTLQPKGDYILGGFSFGCLVAYEIAKQLERLGKKVAILTIVDFPGSDPIFHYYLANIFPIFPKIRLFLQQPHKSLAKKNKNNSSSRKKNLQPRITPGYSGKIHLFLASDLSLSYKLLRFLFPLFGWNKQIVERVYQLPGNHRSLLEEPHVKVLADRFTLLFRDINF, translated from the coding sequence ATGACTATTTCCACTTCATCAAATCAAATTATAGGATTTAAATTATTAGAAGAATGGACAAATACAAAAACAGATTATCCTAGAAATTCTACAATTCATGAATTATTTAGAATTCAAGTATTAACAACACCTAACTCCGTTGCAGTTGAGTATAAAAATCAGAAGATTACCTATCAAGAACTTGAAAATAAATCAAATCAATTTGCCTATTATTTGCGGCATATTGGAGTAAAAAAAGAAACTTTAGTCGCTTTATATTTAGAACGTTCTCCTGATGTAATTATTGCTATATTAGCTATTTTAAAAGCAGGGGGAGCTTATTTGCCATTAGATATTTCCGCTCCTTTAGAACGATTGGAAACTATCATAAAGGATGCCGAAGCGTTCATTTTAATTACTCAAGAATCTCAATTAAATTATCTGGAAAAAATTACAGATGAGATTCAAACTATCTGTATTGATAACCAAAGTAATTTAACGGATTTTTCTGATGATATTTCTCTGTGTAGTGAAGTCACTGCCCACAATTTAGCCTATGTTATGTACACATCAGGCTCAACAGGTAAACCCAAGGGTGTTTGCGTAGAACATCGTGGTGTTGTACGACTAGTGAAAAATACGAACTATGCTAATTTTAGTTGTGATGAGGTTATCTTACAACTTGCTTCTATAGCCTTTGATGCAGCAACATTTGAGATTTGGGCTGCTTTATTAAATGGCGGAAAATTGGTATTGATGCCAATCAACATACCTTCTTTGCAAGAAATTGGTATGGCGATTAAACAATACCATGTTACTACTTTATGGTTAACAGCCGGATTATTTAATTTAATGGTAGAGGAGCAAATAGAACATCTAAAATCCTTGCGACAACTTTTAGCAGGGGGTGATGTTTTATCAGTGTATCATGTCAGTAAAGTCATAGAAGAATTACCAAATTGTCAATTAATCAATGGTTATGGCCCCACGGAAAATACAACCTTTACCTGTTGCCATAAAATTACTGTTAATGACCTGATAAAAGATTCAATTCCTATTGGTCGTCCCATTGCGAATACCCAAGTATATATACTCGATGATGTTTTACAATTAGTTCCTATTGGGATTGCCGGTGAACTCTATATTGGAGGTGATGGGTTAGCACGGGGTTATTTAAATAAACCGGACTTAACAGCAGAAAAATTTATTCCCCATCCTTTTAGTGATAAACCCAACAGTCGTCTCTATAAAACAGGCGATCGCGTTCGCTGGCTACCCGATGGTACAATAGAGTTTTTGGGACGAATTGATTTTCAAGTAAAAATCAGAGGCTTCCGGGTAGAATTGGGTGAAATTGAGGCAATATTAGCACAGCATCCATCAGTGCGATCGGCGGTTGTACTAGCACAGGAATACCAGCCAGCAGACAAGCGATTAGTAGCATACTTTACTAGGGAAGAAAATTGCAACACAGTAGCCCCTAGTGAATTACGCCATTTTCTCCAACAGAAATTGCCAAATTATATGATTCCATCGGCTTTTATCTCGTTGGAGAAGTTACCTCTTAATGCTAACGGTAAGGTAGATCGAAAAGCTCTACCGAATGTAGATAAAATCTGCATAGATACAGATAGCAATTTTGTTTCCCCCCGTACCCCGACTGAGGCAAGGCTAGCTAGTATTTGGGCAGATGTTTTGGGTACACAAGTAGGAATCTATCAACCATTTTTAGAAGTAGGTGGACACTCCCTTCATTCCACTCAGATTGTTTCCCGCGTGCGGGACTGTTTTGGAATCAATTTGCCTGTTTACGCAGTTCTAGAGGCATCGACAATTGCTGAGTTGAGTCGATGGATTGAATCGCCAGATCAGCAACAACAGCCTAAACAGAGTGTTCCAGCATTGCAACCCATTTCGCATCAAAATAACCTACCTCTGTCGTTATATCAGGAACGATTGTGGGTGTCAGAACAAAAATCTGGTTTCAAACCGATTTACAACCTACCAATGGCCTTTCGGCTAAAAGGAATTCTGCACATTTCGAGTTTGGAACAGGCCATCAACACAATTATTCAACGACACGAATCTCTGCGAACTACATTTCCCATTCTGGAAGGACTACCTGTTCAACACATTGCTTCAGAATTAATTATTGCCATTCCCATTCAGCAGGTTGAGAACGATGGGAAAATGGAGATACAACAGTTAGTCAATGCAGAAGCCAGACAACCATTTGACCTGACACAAGAGCCACCAATTCGCGCTCGGTTACTGCGGTTAACAGAGAAAGATCATGTACTGATGATCACGATACATCACATTGTTGCCGATGGTTGGTCATTAGGAATCTTTAACCAGGAGCTATCAGATATCTACGCAGCTTATACCCAACAATCTCCTTGTCCCCTAGCTCCACCATTATTTCAGTACAGAGATTTTAGCCTTTGGCATCAGCAACAGTTTCAGCAGCCAGAGGTATATACCCCTTTAGTAGAGTACTGGAGTCATCAACTAGCCGATGCCCCTCCTTTACTGCAATTACCAAGCGATCGCCCTCGCCCTCCATTACAATCTTTTCAAGGACGTATCCAATCATTTCAAATTGACTCAGAGCTAACGCAGCAACTAAAAAACCTCAGCCAACAGTCTGGATCTACGCTATTCATAACACTGTTAGCAAGTTTCGTGATTTTACTGCATTCCTACAGTAGTCAAAAGGACATGGTAATAGGTTCCGCAGTTGCAAACCGCAACCACACCGAAATTGAATCTGTCATTGGCTGTTTCTCTAACATTATGCCGCTTCGCATCAGTCTAGCGGGGAATCCGTCTTTTCTCAATTTACTCCAGCACTTACGCCAAACTACTCTAGAAGCCTATATCCATCAAGACTTTCCTGTTGAGCAACTGCTACCTACTCTACAATCAACCAGAGATTTAAGCTACTCTCCCTGGTATCAGGTGATATTTAATCTGCTGAATGTACCTATGAGTAATCTAGAGCTAACTGGACTGAACATAGAGTCACTACCAATTGAGAAAAATACTGCTCTATTTGATTTGTCTCTGTTAATGTGGGAAACAACCGCAGGCTTATCAGGAATCTTTGAATACAATAGTGATCTGTTCAATGAACGCACAATTGAACAGTTAATCCAAGACTTTCAGGTCTTATTACAAAAACTTTTAGCCAATCCAAATCAGAGTATTCGATCACTACCGATGTTGATGAAGGACGAACAATATTGGCAGCAACAGAAAAATCAACTAACTCACCATATCTCATCAAATATCAATCCACCTGGACAAGTCACGAACGCGACAGATTTTTTTCCTCAAGATGATTTAGAGCAGCAACTAATCACAATCTGGGAAAAAGTTTTGGGTGTTTCATCTATAGGTGTTAACGATAATTTCTTTAATTTGGGAGGACATTCTTTATTAGCATTACGCCTATTTGCCCAAATTGAGAAAACTTTGGGCAAAAAACTGCCCCTAGCAACTCTTTTTAAAGTACCAACAATTAAAGAACTTGCTCAGGTAATTCGGCACACAGAGAATTTAGAATCTTCATTTACTCTAAATTCCTCCCAATTTGATCCAGAAGATTATCGCAAACTTATGGCCATTAATGCTGGCCGTCAGGGAGAAAAACCTAGACCTGAGTCCTTAATCGTCAGTTTTAATCATCAAGGTAATAAACAGCCATTTTTCTTGTGTGCTAATGCTTTAGATGAAGTGTTGCCACTCGCACCATACCTTGGGCAGGAACAACCAATTTACTTTATGGAATCAGGTTTATCTGTCTTTAAACATAGAGCTACAGAAGAAAATATCCAAGCACTTGCGGCTTATCATCTGAATGACATTCTCACCTTGCAACCAAAAGGAGATTATATTTTGGGTGGTTTTTCTTTTGGTTGTTTAGTGGCTTATGAAATTGCCAAACAACTTGAGCGTCTTGGTAAAAAGGTTGCTATCCTCACAATAGTAGATTTTCCTGGTTCTGATCCGATTTTCCATTACTATTTAGCTAACATATTTCCCATCTTCCCCAAGATAAGACTGTTTTTACAACAGCCTCACAAAAGTCTCGCTAAAAAGAATAAAAACAACTCCTCTTCCAGAAAGAAGAACTTGCAGCCTCGTATTACACCAGGCTACTCTGGCAAGATTCACCTTTTTTTAGCTAGCGATTTGTCTTTATCTTACAAGTTATTACGTTTTCTTTTTCCTCTTTTTGGTTGGAATAAGCAAATAGTAGAGAGGGTTTACCAACTGCCGGGTAATCACAGAAGTTTGCTCGAAGAACCTCATGTGAAGGTGTTAGCAGATAGATTCACTCTTTTGTTTAGAGATATCAATTTTTAG